One segment of Gemmatimonadota bacterium DNA contains the following:
- a CDS encoding carbohydrate ABC transporter permease, producing MLQYTFKILLALFAVLTLMPLYWIVVTAFQTPSVVLAFPPSLVPSPHSWINFARLFNGSEIGTWMANSLIVTGTVTASNVILGTLAGYTLAKKVFPGRQAIFWTVISLMFVPSQLTIIPLYALIVKLDWINTYQALIVPALIMPFSIFLMKQFLQTLPTELIEAARMDGCGEWGVFQRVILPLAKPGMGVLAIFTFMGVWNEFLWPLIVINRSSMMTLQIGLNALQNQYYTDYGLLMAGAAVSALPMIAFFLVFQPYFVRSITIGAVKG from the coding sequence ATGTTACAATACACTTTTAAGATCCTGCTCGCGCTTTTCGCGGTGCTGACGCTGATGCCGCTGTACTGGATCGTCGTTACCGCGTTCCAGACTCCGTCTGTGGTCCTTGCCTTCCCGCCGAGTCTGGTGCCGTCGCCCCATTCGTGGATCAATTTCGCCCGCCTGTTCAATGGTTCCGAAATCGGCACCTGGATGGCCAATTCCCTCATCGTGACGGGCACGGTGACGGCATCCAACGTGATCCTCGGGACCCTCGCCGGCTACACGCTGGCCAAGAAGGTCTTTCCGGGACGCCAGGCGATCTTCTGGACGGTGATCAGCCTCATGTTCGTCCCGAGCCAGCTGACGATCATCCCACTCTACGCGCTGATCGTCAAACTGGACTGGATAAATACCTACCAGGCGCTGATCGTCCCGGCGCTGATCATGCCCTTTTCCATTTTCCTGATGAAACAGTTCCTGCAGACGCTGCCCACGGAACTCATCGAGGCCGCGCGCATGGATGGATGCGGGGAATGGGGGGTGTTTCAGCGGGTGATCCTGCCGCTGGCGAAGCCCGGGATGGGCGTGCTGGCCATCTTCACCTTCATGGGCGTGTGGAACGAGTTCCTGTGGCCGTTGATCGTGATAAACCGGAGTTCGATGATGACCCTGCAGATCGGGCTCAACGCCCTGCAGAACCAGTACTACACCGACTACGGCCTGCTCATGGCCGGGGCCGCGGTGTCGGCCCTGCCCATGATCGCCTTCTTTCTCGTCTTCCAACCCTATTTCGTGCGGAGTATCACGATCGGCGCGGTGAAGG